In Brucella melitensis bv. 1 str. 16M, a genomic segment contains:
- the rplS gene encoding 50S ribosomal protein L19 has protein sequence MTDIIRQLEAEQAAKIEEKRKLPDFQPGDTVRVQVRVTEGTRTRVQAYEGVCIARSGAGLNENFTVRKISYGEGVERVFPVYSPIVEGVEVVRRGKVRRAKLYYLRGLTGKAARIAEKKDNRTKAERAADKLAAAKAEAAKTAAE, from the coding sequence ATGACCGATATTATTCGTCAGCTTGAAGCCGAACAGGCAGCAAAGATTGAAGAAAAGCGCAAGCTTCCCGATTTTCAGCCGGGCGACACCGTTCGCGTCCAGGTTCGCGTGACCGAAGGTACGCGTACCCGTGTGCAGGCCTATGAAGGCGTTTGCATTGCCCGCTCCGGCGCTGGCCTCAACGAAAACTTCACCGTTCGCAAGATTTCCTATGGCGAAGGCGTCGAGCGCGTTTTCCCGGTTTACTCGCCGATCGTAGAAGGCGTGGAAGTGGTTCGCCGCGGCAAGGTTCGTCGCGCGAAGCTCTACTATCTGCGCGGCCTTACCGGCAAGGCAGCCCGTATTGCCGAAAAGAAAGACAACCGCACCAAGGCCGAGCGCGCAGCAGACAAGCTTGCCGCTGCCAAGGCCGAGGCTGCCAAGACGGCTGCTGAATAA
- the leuC gene encoding 3-isopropylmalate dehydratase large subunit produces the protein MSAPRTLYDKIWDDHVVDQQEDGTCLLYIDRHLVHEVTSPQAFEGLHMAGRPVRHPEKTLAVVDHNVPTSPDRINGIQNEESRIQVEALARNAADFGVEYYSERDKRQGIVHIVGPEQGFTLPGMTIVCGDSHTSTHGAFGALAHGIGTSEVEHVLATQTLIQKKAKNMLVRVDGKLPAGVTAKDIVLAIIGEIGTAGGTGYVIEYAGEAIRSLSMEGRMTICNMSIEGGARAGLIAPDETTFEYIKGRPRAPQGETLEQAINYWKTLHSDEGAHFDKIVTLDAGSLPPIVSWGSSPEDVVSVTGVVPNPDDIADETKRASKWRALDYMGLKPGTKITDIAVDRVFIGSCTNGRIEDLRAAAKVVEGKKVAPTVNAMIVPGSGLVKEQAEAEGLHKIFIEAGFDWREPGCSMCLAMNDDRLKPGERCASTSNRNFEGRQGFKGRTHLVSPAMAAAAAIAGHFVDIRAWK, from the coding sequence ATGAGCGCGCCGCGTACACTTTATGACAAGATTTGGGATGACCATGTAGTGGATCAGCAGGAAGACGGCACCTGCCTCCTTTATATTGATCGCCATCTTGTGCATGAAGTGACGAGCCCGCAGGCCTTTGAGGGGCTGCACATGGCAGGCCGCCCGGTGCGCCACCCGGAAAAGACGCTTGCCGTGGTGGACCATAACGTTCCGACGTCGCCCGACCGCATCAATGGCATCCAGAACGAGGAAAGCCGCATCCAGGTCGAGGCACTGGCCAGGAATGCCGCCGATTTCGGCGTCGAATATTATTCCGAACGCGACAAGCGCCAGGGCATCGTGCATATCGTCGGGCCAGAGCAGGGCTTCACCCTGCCGGGCATGACCATCGTTTGCGGTGACAGCCACACTTCCACCCACGGCGCTTTCGGTGCGCTTGCACATGGCATCGGCACATCGGAGGTGGAGCATGTGCTCGCCACCCAGACGCTGATCCAGAAAAAAGCCAAGAATATGCTGGTGCGCGTTGACGGCAAGTTGCCGGCGGGCGTGACCGCCAAGGATATTGTTCTGGCGATCATTGGCGAGATCGGCACGGCAGGCGGCACCGGCTATGTCATCGAATATGCGGGCGAAGCCATTCGCTCGCTGTCGATGGAAGGCCGCATGACGATCTGCAACATGTCGATCGAGGGCGGCGCGCGTGCCGGTCTTATCGCTCCCGACGAGACGACGTTTGAATATATCAAGGGCCGCCCGCGTGCTCCGCAGGGCGAAACGCTGGAACAGGCGATCAATTACTGGAAGACGCTGCATTCGGATGAAGGGGCGCATTTCGACAAGATCGTGACGCTCGACGCCGGCAGCCTGCCGCCCATCGTTTCCTGGGGTTCTTCGCCGGAAGACGTCGTTTCCGTCACGGGGGTCGTGCCCAATCCGGACGATATCGCCGACGAAACCAAGCGTGCCTCCAAGTGGCGTGCGCTCGACTATATGGGCCTGAAGCCCGGCACGAAAATCACGGATATCGCGGTTGATCGCGTCTTCATCGGTTCGTGCACCAATGGCCGCATCGAAGACCTTCGCGCTGCCGCCAAGGTCGTGGAAGGCAAGAAGGTTGCCCCGACCGTCAATGCCATGATCGTTCCGGGTTCGGGTCTCGTAAAGGAACAGGCGGAAGCCGAAGGCCTGCACAAGATTTTCATTGAAGCCGGTTTCGACTGGCGCGAGCCGGGCTGCTCCATGTGCCTTGCGATGAACGATGACCGGCTGAAGCCGGGCGAGCGTTGCGCTTCGACCTCGAACCGCAATTTCGAGGGCCGTCAGGGCTTCAAGGGTCGTACGCATCTGGTATCGCCAGCAATGGCTGCGGCGGCTGCAATTGCCGGTCACTTCGTCGATATTCGCGCGTGGAAGTGA
- a CDS encoding GNAT family N-acetyltransferase yields MTKDHAVDIALLHLRDAHEFAPLLASYAQALKRGAPRRPDDFYAEHLLQDRAAEALGARVDGNLVGFVIFYDLPEPVTGLRAGQVDHIYVHHDHRGKGIAKALIDVLADKAEERSWSKLVLNAPRVPEDGRKLYEQIAAAADWSSYVIRFGN; encoded by the coding sequence ATGACCAAAGATCATGCCGTCGATATTGCACTTCTTCATTTGCGCGACGCCCATGAATTTGCGCCGCTGCTTGCAAGCTATGCGCAGGCACTGAAACGCGGTGCGCCACGCCGGCCGGATGATTTTTATGCCGAGCATCTGCTTCAGGATCGCGCAGCAGAAGCACTTGGTGCCCGTGTCGACGGCAATCTGGTCGGCTTTGTCATCTTCTATGATCTGCCTGAACCCGTCACTGGCCTGCGCGCCGGGCAGGTAGATCACATCTATGTCCATCATGACCATCGCGGCAAAGGCATCGCCAAGGCGCTTATCGATGTGCTGGCCGACAAAGCCGAAGAGCGTAGCTGGTCGAAGCTTGTCCTCAATGCGCCGCGTGTACCCGAAGACGGCCGCAAGCTCTATGAACAGATCGCGGCGGCTGCGGACTGGTCGAGCTATGTGATTCGATTCGGCAATTAA